In Patescibacteria group bacterium, the sequence GCGGTGCAGGAGTTGAACTTGAAAGTGGAAAATCTCATTTCTCAAGGCTTGACCAATGTTAAAAATCTAGTGCTCGATTCCATCTCTGCTGCCACAGGGAAGTTTGGGAGGGTGGAGACGAGAACGCTGTGTCTCGATGATGTCTGTGTTAATAAGGATCAGTTGCAGGCATTGCTACAAAATAGTAATCTTTCAGCCGCGCCCGCAGCGGGCGCGGCCTCCTCGACCCCAACTTCCGACGTTACTCCACCGGTAATCACTTTGACCGGCGACAACCCTGCAGAAATCGGCACCGGCTCAAGCTACATTGACCTCGGCGCCACCGTCACCGACAACCTCTCTCAAAACATCACCCCCGACCTCTTTGAAAACACCGTCGACACCACCACCGCAGGAACCTACCACGTTATTTACACCGCACACGATGCCGCAATGAACATCGCCACATCTACTCGAAGTGTTATTGTTACCAATCTTTTCGTAACCGCAACCTCAACTCAACCGGTGGCGACGAGTACGGCGACGGAATAACTATGGACTCATAGTCTAAGAGTGCATTTTTGGTATAATAAAGATGTTCGAAATCAGTTTTAAAAATTAAATTCACACACATCACATATGATCATGAAAAATCTTCTTAAAAAATTTCCGGTGACTCCGCACAATATTCTCAAAGTGCTGTCAGCGGTCCTCGCCGGATTTGTTGCCTTAGTTGTTTTGCTTTTGATTATTAAAACCAGTTTTCCTACAACTCATCTATCGAAATTTGGCGGGGGGCAAATGTTCAACGTGGCATATGATGGCGCTCCAGTTTTTTCAAGTCCAGGACCAATGGATATGATGCCTGGTTATGAAATGGGAATGAAGGGGGATTATTCGGGAAGTCCTGTCAGTTTGTCAGTACGGAACGCGTACAATAGTATGCCAGTTCCATCGTACGGCACGACTGGTAACAGCGCAGAAAATTTTGAAGTGACCGATTACAGCGCGACCATTGAAAGTCAGAATTTGGAAAAAACCTGCGGGGTGATCAATGGTTGGAAACCGCTCTCATACGTTATTTTTGAAAATTCCAATCAGTATGATCGAGGTTGCAATTTTGCCTTTAAGGTTGAGCACAAACACGTCGCAGAAATTCTTGCCGCTCTCAAAGAGTTGGATCCTAAAACACTTTCAGAGAGTATTTACACTATCAAAAACCAGATCGATGACTTTACGAGCCAAGAAGATATCTTGAAAAAGAAATTGGCTTCAATTGACAGCACGCTCGCAAACGCTATTCGTTCATATGATGAAATTGCCGCCGTGGCCACCAAGGCCCAAAGTCCGGAAAGTTTGGCCAAAATTATCGACAGTAAAATTGAACTTATCGAAAGACTGACGGGGGAGCGCATCAATATCAATTCTGAACTTGATCGACTGGCACGCAACAAGGGTCAGCAGGTAGATAGATTGGAGTACACGTATTTCAACGTTTCGGTCTATGAAAATAAATATTTTGATTTCAGAGATATTAAAGATTCATGGAAACAGGCTCTCAGGTCATTCTTCAGCGATGTCAACGAAGTTGTACAGGGTGTTACGATCAATTTGCTTGTCCTTGTGCTCTTTGTTGCTCAGTTTGTACTCTACGCTCTCATATTGATTTTTGTGGCTAAGTACATGTGGCGGGTGGTTAAACATATTTGGAAGAGTTAAGAAAAAGAAAAAACCCCCTCAAGCTGAGGGTTTTTTTCTTACCTAAATCTTTGACTTTTTCTTCTTGCTCGCTAGTATGAAGCTAGCAGTTGCACACATTCAAAAGATGAAAAAAATCGAAGCGATTATCCGGCCATTCAAAATGGAGCATGTCCAGGAAGCTCTGGATCTCTGTGAGCTTCACGGTTTCACTATCACTGAAGTGAAGGGCCTAGGTAAGCAAAAAGGTAACCCAGAAATTTTTCGCGGGCAGGAATACACTTCGCAGTTTGTCCCCAAGTTCAAGGTAGAGCTCGTGCTCTCCGATGCAAAATGTGCCGAAGCGGTTGCCGCTATTATCGCCGCCGCCAAAACCGGTAAAATCGGTGACGGCAAGATTTTTGTTTCCAAGATCGATGAGGCCATTCGCATTCGCACAGAGGAAACAGGTGACGCCGCGGTGTAGGTTTCGGATTTATTTTTAGAGCAAGCGCAGGAAAAATTCCCTGCGCTTTTTGTTTTTCAATATACATTGATCAGTAACGGCCGTTACTGATCAATGTATACAAGTTTTAATGGCGGCGGTCAGGTTCAAGGCGTCGCGAGAGGGAAGATTGACAAAAATATAAATTTAATATATACTGCTTTTGTAACTAATCTCATTGGTTTTGGGCGCGAAAATTTTAATCAGCGCAAAGCGCAAGCTTTATCTAAACTGGCGAGAAACGGGCTTATCGATTGTGATAAGCACCTGTAGACGGCTTAAAATAGAAGCTTTCTGGTTATTGATAAAACTTATGTTTAACAAAACCAACAACACTAACACTAGCGGCTCATCTTTCCGACCCTCACGACCGCCCCAGGCTGGCCGAGGTTCTTTCCATGCTCGACCAAAGACTTCCTCGTTCGGAGGCGGTTCGTTTCGTGGTGGTGGAAAAAGATTCGGGGGGAATACTCGTGGACGATTTAATGGCGGCGTGCGCGGAGATAAAATTGACCCCGCTCGATTTATTAATAAATCAGTTATTACTGAGGAAGCCGAACATTTTGTACCCGAGCACAAATTTTCAG encodes:
- a CDS encoding immunoglobulin-like domain-containing protein, encoding AVQELNLKVENLISQGLTNVKNLVLDSISAATGKFGRVETRTLCLDDVCVNKDQLQALLQNSNLSAAPAAGAASSTPTSDVTPPVITLTGDNPAEIGTGSSYIDLGATVTDNLSQNITPDLFENTVDTTTAGTYHVIYTAHDAAMNIATSTRSVIVTNLFVTATSTQPVATSTATE
- a CDS encoding P-II family nitrogen regulator: MKKIEAIIRPFKMEHVQEALDLCELHGFTITEVKGLGKQKGNPEIFRGQEYTSQFVPKFKVELVLSDAKCAEAVAAIIAAAKTGKIGDGKIFVSKIDEAIRIRTEETGDAAV